TTTTAATTGATATTCTTCAAGAATTTCATCGTTTCGACTTCTGAAATTTGTATATATAACTATCCGAGTTGTCTTAGaagacaaaaaaacgaattaaagTATCCAAAGACTAAATTTATCAAATGATGGAACTCATCGCTGTCTATTTATACTAGATTAGGGTTTTTAAATTAGGATATAGATTAATAATCTGTAACTCGATTACGTACATAGTTTAATACACGAGCATGTTACAAACAAATATAATATTTCTTTGTCTAAAGCTAAGTATGCAGAATCGTATTTTAAACATACGTAATACACGGCACGAATATATTTACCAGCGATCTGAACACCAAAGATCACGGGACTGTAGGAGAATATAATAATGTTCGCGTAACGGTTACGAAATTAAAGGTCACTTGGTATAATAACGCGAATTCcataaatcgaaaattttatgcCTCCAGTACTTTATTTCTCAGAGCGCAAGTTTTTGTTCATGCTTAAATGCAATTTCTGAATGAATGTCATCCCCGTCGAAAAATTTTGGATAACACactcaaagaaaaatatacaagTCTACAGCGAATCGAAAGTTTCGAAGGTTAACTGTTCAATTGGAGGCACCACAAAACTTTAAGGATATACGTTAAGTATCGACGATTCAGTGGTCGAAGATATTCGTcgggtttatatatatttggaGATTAATCTTCAGTACATCAACAATACTTGAAGCTGCGACCAGACTCGAACGAACTTAAGAGAAGTCTCTGTTTGTAAAAACAGCTGGTGCTACGAGCGACCAAATGTACAGCGAGAGGCACATCCATGAGGATATGATCTTCACCCACATCGATGCAGCGTTGGAATTCAAAGTTTCCAGTGTCGAATTGGGcctgtaaaagaaaaaaatgtgaaatatttgagttattttttacacacctttttcaattttcttaaaacaatatgaaaaatgttggtgGTGTGAATTTGATGACAATCACTCATAAAGAAATACGTACTTTTAATGTTTGTGGAACTGAATCTCGTTGGAAAATGTGAATTCATACTTTTTGTACTTACTTGTACCAATTGGTAAGGGTCATCATGACGTAGAGAGTCGCAAGAGCAAACATGAGATGGAAGAAGCTCCAGCTGTAAGCGACTTGATCCTCCTCGTTGTCCCATACTTTGGCTTCACCACCTGATTCTTCGTCCCCGTTATGTCCATTAACTGCAACATAGTCTGTTTGCATTTGACAAAAGATAAAAGAAACCAAAAAAGAACTCAAAACTTTAAGAGAAGCAACTAGGAAAGCcttcaaaatttatgaaagCTTTACGAAGCTTTCGGAAATACAAATTATCGTAAGGAAAACCGGAGAATATACTTTTTCCGGggtaatgacaaaaaaaaacggtagAAAGTAACGATAACAATAAAAGCAAACACAACCAATGAAGAAAGGCAGGCACACACAAAACTACCGCTACAATCAATATTATGCCGTAAGGGTCGTTTCTCTTAATTTGACAAACTCAAATCTACATGATTACACTAAAAGCTACACCAACATCGATGTCCTCGAACATGGAGGATCTCAATGTTTAATGAACAAATACGTAAAAATGTTGAGACGATGCGTCAAATTCGTAGTTGAATTGTAAAATCGTTCTAACGCGTATGTGCGTACCTTCATTATTGATGAGAGACGTGTCTCCCGTGTTCCGGACTGtgtgaacaaaaaattctcttcaatAAACGAAACATGCGAGCACATTCAATAAATAGACgaagaatttcttcaaaattaattGGATGACAAATTACACAATAATTTATTGGATACAACAAAGTTATGCAAAAAGTTACCACGCATTGCTCAATCGTAAAACCACCGTACACCATTTTGAggtcacaaaaaaaataaaatgtaaagTGATGGAGGAAAGCTACGCAAAATCAGAAAAATCTAATACTTACCAGCACCATTCTCCTGCACCAAAACCTTTTCTGTCATCgttattctgttggattttgaAGCGGTGCGAAGCGAGCTGTACAACACGCAGCTAAACCAAATCACCAAACCAATTACGCTTTCCTTGTCAAACGCTACACCGTTCTGAGTCTTTATATCGTTTCCGGCAATTATATCGAACAATCCAGGATTGCACTCGCGATCTAGTTACATGAAAACAATGAACATTAGAATAATTCATAAataacattatattaaaattgcaagttcatcatttttgtttgggtttttcATTGATGCATTTCTTTAAAACATTCTCCATTctatttaacaatatttttgaatttttttccccccaaatcgtcgaatagaaaaaaagttatgtttacCAGGACTGTTGGAAACACCGCTCCAAGTCAAATACATGACGTAAAGTGTTACTACTGAAGACTGGAGAAGTCCGCTACGAGGTTGATATTCCTGTACCTTTGGCATTATTGATACCGCACTCACGATAACGCATAAAATCATATTGAACGTGATGAAGAACTTATGAACAGCGCAGTCGTGGGgctaaacaaaaaaatggcatACTTATTCTAGTACTACAATCCATAAATTAGAATtgggatttgaaaaaaattcaagaaatatCATACCAAGGTGAAGTACATGTACAATAAAACGATTCCAGTGATGGACAGAGCATAATTGATGAATGTTGCACTCAACAATGCTGCATACCTATTGATacaaagaaaatttgttgCTATGAAAGAAAGATGATGGAATCTCTTatgttaaattatttttttacactgaCCATCCTTTGGACTCCGTTTCTTCATAATTCCCGACCCACGCCTCTGCCCAAGAGTGAGCAAAGTCAACAATGAGTATCAATTGAATTATTATGAAGCAAAAGCCACCGATCATGCCAAAATACATCCACGTTGGTCCGAATGAGCCTTCGGGGATGAAGAACGCACCAATTATTCCTCCAATTACAAGGAGAAACTTTATGGCCCAAAAGCTGTAAAATATTGAACGTTTTCAGTCTGACACAATGAACAAAATATTCTCCccttttgtagaaaattttagGGATCTTGGGAATTACCCATTTTGTATGGGAGCCCGAGGATCCTTGGAACTGTTGACCCGTATCATTATGGCTGACATCAGGAAGAAGAAGAGTGATAAAATGAAGCATATTCGATAGACAGCCAAATAACCAACCGCAGATTCACAGTCTATTGTAAACGAGGAGGGAACGTAGTTGGAACTATTCGTACAAAATGGTACCTGTCATGAAAATGTGAGAATCAGTTTCAATGTTTGAAACTATAACGgacgtatataaatatttaatacaaatattcatttgatttactatattttataaaaatatgaatattctTAACAGATACAAACACAATAAAAGTACTTGACGTTTCATCATAATTACTGAGAAAACATAACTGACCTTGATAGTTCAAGACTTACAATGGTCATAATTAGATTAAATTAGTCATGACGATATTTACCACAataaaaacataatttctaatgaaagaaataacaaagagtaaacagagaaaaattacttttttcagAGTATCTTGGAGACTAGGGGCAAGTGTTATGCACGCTGCGATGGTACCCAACATCAACAATAGCGCGTACATGATACGCGCACTGGTGCTGTTGCGGCAAGTCGGACATTGTGAACAGCAAAAACTGCATGCTGTACTTCCACACAGGCAGGCGAGCTGTAATAACCGCAAAAGATGGCAAATAAATACTGAAACTTTGATTtttggaagaataagtacagaatttcaaaaccacGCACTTtcgtaatttcattttgtGAAACAGTACTAATTGGATGACTGTAATTCTAAAAACAAATGACAGCTAAGTCATTTTTTATGAACAAAGAGAAACGAACTTTCATCGTAAccaaaagtcgaaaaaagtgTGGATTGAATTCTATCGTAAATTCAGAATCATGTAATTATAAGTTTTCAAAAGAGAAAGAGTTTGATGGAAAATGTCTAAAAAGTTGAGAAagattgtaagaaaaaaaaacaaaaattttacctGCGCTGTAGAACAAGCGAGACCCATGGCGAGATACTCGAATCTCGATAATTACGATGGGAATATCACGATGAGCGACCTGACTTTTAATCTTGTTGACGTATTTAGAACTGTGTCTCTTCTCAGAAGAGTGGATCTGCGCGACAAtaattgttagaaaaaattgagtcaGAAATTGCTCAGAAGCAATGGCGGACTGTCATTTGACCGCAATACATTTCTCAATTCTCAATAAACATAAtagtaacaaacaaaaagtaCTTCCTTGCCGACTTTCGATCAATATGATCAGCTGACTACCTCGTACCAACTTCTCAAGTCAACATAAAATCATGATGTTGTGATTCATGATAATATCGAAAATTAAGATCATGCAAAACATATTTCCTTATTTTTAGATGTTTTTGACCAAGTCGGAAAGcatttgattttcaattttattacaaCGAAGTCTGCACTTACTAAAAGTTGGTGTtatcgctattttttttttaatatagtattttaaaaaattcaattgacgCTGtagagaaattcattttttaaaaatcatgttGCGAGATCTGTGtctttaattaatttataaatacaatcgaaatttctccGAAACTGTTGCAAAACTTTTGTatataaattgaataattgatcattcaaaatttatttaaatttctttATGCGATATTGtccattattatcattattcatcgtgttcgatttttttttgtatgagcaGTGTgaattgatttattaattttgctgAATACACAAAAGAACAGGGGTTTCATTGTTGATCATTCGAAAGCAGAGAGCACGCGGCTGGACTTCGATTCAGTCGGTGCTGCCATTTATGGTTGTAGTGACGTTTTGGCGAAGCTTCAAGAGTCACGGTCGCGAGATCTGTATTCTGGGCTGCTGGCCTTTTGGCTGTCAATCTGTGTGTTTTCAATCGTTGATTTCCGAGGTCGCGAATAAACGTGAATTAAATCCCATGACATTTACAGTGTAGTGTAAGAATAGAGAGCAAGAGTGCCCGAGGATatttaatcgtttcaaaaattcgCAAGATATCATATCACATATGCAAGAAGTGAGAGAttacgataataaaaaatgacgagTAAAAAAGGCCATACGGTGCGAATCGAGAcggaaattgataaaaatcgaaGCGAAGGAAATTGGAAAAAGGTTATAGAATTAGCTGACCATCTCAAGGAAATTTATCCCAGTAACGGTAATTATCACAATGCTCTTCAATAAATAACTAACTCATCTTTTTCCAAAAGAGAAAATCGTCATGTGCTCAAGAATCCTATCACTCAGAaattaaaaaccttttttcttaGCACCACTTCAgctaaaaaatttaatgatcATTTTTCAACAACTTGTCACAGAATGTCTAGCAAATTTCCTCAACGGCGAAGGTCGCCTGGAAAGTTTTTTGGATCAAACTCCTCCTGTAGATGCAAATGTCATCAAAGCAAAGTCTGGACTTCAGgaaacaaaacgttttttGTTGCTGGCAGCTAACGAAAGCGACAAACAGGTGGTTATAAGTAACTTTTTCCTCATATTCAAAACTACAATGAAtactctgagaaaaaaaaaatgtagaaataaTCAAGACTTTGCAATAGATTCTACTGATTTCAAGCAATTCCCCAGACTTTGatcaaaaatatacattaagtCTTACAAGAATCGATAAACAACATTTTAACGTTAATCAAATTTGCTTCCTTGGATTCTTGTTCTCCACTGGCATGATAAAAACTTCTATTACTGTAATTCTCAATCTATCAAAAGTTTTGACCCTTTacacaaaatgataaatatttgcaTAAATTTTCTCAGGCAGGatatttgtgaaatttatAGATTTCCATTTGTTCTCAGTTGCTTAGTAATAATGTTGAGTGAAGGTATTTGATGGGAGAAGTgaaaatacaatttatattttcCTATACCCGAACATGTGAACTAAAAAGACTTCATTTCTAGGCGATAGTAGTCTTGGATGCCCATCTACTTCTCGGAAAGCTCCATTATGCAATGGGAATGTACGAAGAGGCGCTCCAACATTATCAACAAGCTGAGTTGCAATCCCTCACTGAGAAGCAATTACCCAGTCGGAGCTTGCGTATTATAGCTGAATCATTTGCAATAAAAGGTTTGTTATGTcacgaaattattttaattcaCATTGCACAACGCTAAGACTCAAATTGATtccaaagaaaattgaatttcgagtgaaaaaaaaagtgtctaCAGTATTTTCAGTAATTTTATCAAAACTTTGTAAAAATCAAGAAATATCAGTAAATAATTTAATCTGAACCTGCCCGTTTCGATTCAGGAATAATAcggtaattgaattttttcaggaaCTTCAGCttgatttttctaaaaatatattttcaaatgattgaCAGGTCTATGTATGGAAAAGCAGTTGCCGACATTGAAGTCAAAGTACAAAGTAGCCGAATGGCACGAACAGATTATCAAGTGTTTCGAAATAGCTGGTGATTTGACATTGGTTTATCTACAAGAACAAGATAAAATAGCGATGCAGTCACAAAACGGTACCTCTATCGTCAATAGCAGTAGCATAGGTAGAGTTGTTGGATTGAATTTGTATCATTGAAGTCAACACGCATGAATAACTGTGTAAAATTTCCATGAATATACTGACCGTTGCTTGGGCTTAAaattggatgttttttttcgattttcaggtTCTTACTCGCCACAGCCTTCGAATAATTCGACCAAGCATGTAGGACCTATTTTAGAAACGGCTTTGCAACGTGCACCTCTGTTGCACATACAGAGCGGGAATACACAAGCTGCGATAAATCGTTACAGAGGTATACTCTCAGCCGTTGAATCAACTGCGACTCAAAGTTTACGCCTCACACTGACTCGACAATTGGCTGAGGTTTTATTACGTGGAGTCAGCGGTTCGCTCTATCAAGCTCCCGAACCACCTGCTGTTTCATTAGGTactcgaaataatttataaaCGAGTTTAGACTCAACGTCTCTCTCAGGATCaaattattgagaaattgatcggccacttttttttttaatacttttcaCATCCTAAAATACATTAGCACTCCGATTAATTGATCGAGTCTCAACCTTCGTCACGTTTAGAAGATAACTCGTGTATAAGTTCGAGTGTTTCGAAAATGAGGcgttttgcaaaaatttttcgtGATGAACGTCCCCATTTGATGTGCAACTAACGattcattgttttttgcaaattttgaatCCTTCAatgttgaattaaaaaaaaaacgcaggTACTGGCACAACAAATCGTAGGCTCAACCACTATTCTTCGGGCACCGGAGTCGCGGAGTCACCGTGGAAGCCGAAAAAATATGTGGGACCAAATTTGTTCGTACCACGAAACGAAAACGAGGAAATGATATTACTGCTGCTTATAAGCGAAGCAATGGCCGTGAGAGACGCAGTTCTCAGTCAATCGCCGGAATTTAAGGAAGCAAGATTGCATGCTTTTGAGAATGCGACTGCGGTTTATGATCTCCTGACCGTTGTCGTCGTACGATGGAGCCAAGTGGAACTTTTGTTCGAGGTAAAAATCACTCTAATAAGAATGCCAACTATTCGTATCAACGAAGATAAATATTGACATGAGATAATTGAAAACTCCTCACCAGAAGTATCGATTTCAACCGATTTTTTTAGTCTTTCGAGCGAGCTATGAAGTTTTCTCATCAGGAAGTTCACGTTTGGACGCAGTATGCTCTCTGTTTGATAAATCTCGCGAGATACACACATGCGTATGCCGTGCTAAAAGTTGTTGCGAGATTATCGCCATCGAAGGTGGTACCCTGTTTATTGGCTGCGAGGCTGTGCTACGAACATCTCAATATGATCAAAGAGGGTGTCGAGTGGAGTCAAAAAGCTTTGCAACGCGAGACATCGAGTCCTCAGGGCTTACAATCGCGTTGCCATCTCTACATCGGAATTGGGAACAGCATTTTATCGTCGAACACGATACTCAAACAGGACAAGGTTCATCACACTACCACTGCTCTCGATTGTTTTCACAAGTAAGTCAATACCGTTGACTGCATTCAATCGGGTCATCGAGTTTCTTCTggaaagtaaaaaatgttcgacatTTACCCTTCAGAAAAGCGCTGAAACTTTTCGTTTCTAAAATCGACACCGAATTTATTCCTCTCTCAATTTgtgaacaataaatattttcttgacTACACATCGGTATAAATTTCGACGCATTCTCTAATCTTTTCGATGCGAATAAAACCAATtaatttttgtattattgAGATTAAATAATCTCTtgggaaaatttttctagcaaaaaaatctaattcatgaaaattgtcTGAAATTCGTGTTTTAGACAAACGGGGTACCATTCAATATTAGTATTTTCGAGATGTGGCCAATTTAAGAATtatagaaataagaaaattaccACTCGATGAAAGCAGTCGCGTATATTCGAGTTAACCAATCGATTAACATATTGCCCTGTGAAAAGTTCGCTCGCTTATCATTTAGCTTCAATCGAGGTTTTTgttaacttatttttttcggaATATTGCTTTCGAGTCCACGATGTTGAAGTCTAACAGTATAAAATTTTCTGGTAAAACTTCAATAACCaacttcaaataaattttcttcaatacgaaaaaaaatatgaatttctttGAAATTCGATATTTATATTTCATCACAAAATACTCGCACACCGTATCAAATTTCGACCTGCACAACGAATAAGAGTTAATTGAAATAGCAATCAAAAgtattttaaagaaaaaggTTGGTTGAACTATGATTCGATTAGTAGAACGATGGAAACGTGTGTTGTTTATTAGCTTGTCGATCTCGCTTTTCTTTTCACTCGTCCACTTATCGGATTAAGGCTCGTAAGCCGTCTCGAAGGTCTCCTCGGGTTTGTAGAACGATTCGTCAGCGACGCATTGCGGATACAAACGAGATACCGCAGTGATTGAGCCTAGTCTGTCGCATTTTCttagtttatatatatttttttcttatttttcattcatttaacCATTTAActcagattatttttttttaatttcctggctcatttttctttcattcgtattaaaatttgtttgacTTACAATAACGATttcgtttcttatttttcagaGCACAGCAATGCGATCCGAATGATCATCTTGCCGAATACTACCTCGCGCACGAATACGCTGTAAATCGACAGATAAACGATGCGATGGTGCACGTAAAAGTCGCCTTGAATCTGCGAGCCGAACACATACCGTCCTTGCACTTATTGGCACTTTTGTTATCGGCTCACAAACAATACAGCGACGCGCTTCATCTGATAAATAGCGTGCTCGAAGAATATCCGGACAATCTTAATTTTCTGTACGTCAAGGCTAATCTCGAACTTCATAGTTTGGGCGGTGACGAAGCTTTGTTTACGATCAAACGAATGCTGCATCTTTGGCGAAGCTTGTACGAGGATCAAACAAATGTCGATTGTAATGATCAACAAAGCGAAAAACGCAGCGAAACGAGAAGCGTTTTTCAACTCTACACTTCGGAAATGTCCGATAAAGATTCCAGTGAGTTGCACATTctcgtttttcattatttcctctACTGGAACTTTCAGACTAATTTTTCTCTACTTTGCTATCCAAGTTCGCTCAAAATAaccattttatttcgatacttGAAGAACTGTcattttcacgataaaaaaatcaccGAAATTGACATGTGAGAATTCTTGTATTCGCAGGTTCTCTCCACGCACAATCGTTGGCTGCTTCGAGAATAGAGCAAGCGCTTTCAGAGGTTGCTTCATCGCTGAGCTCGTTCACTCCAAAACCAGGACCTCAAAGAGCCTGGCACTTGCAATTACAAATTTGGCTTTTGCTCGCCGAAGTATTCTTGGCGTTGGATCGACCCGAGGGTGCTACTTTATCCTTGCAAGAAGCGACGAATATTTTTCCCATGAGTCACCACATCATGTACACCGTGAGTTTCTCacctgaaagaaaaaaaaaaaaacacgtaatCACGACtcaaaattcgaaaacaatagtgaatgattttcttcttcttaCAGAGAGGCTTGTTGCACGAATACAAACTCGAATACGCTGAGGCAAAACAATGTTACCAAAATGCAGTTTCCATAAATCCATCGCACATAAAAAGTCTTCAACATTTGGTAATTTAATTTTACATAATTCCTTTcgaaacgatgattttttacgaTGAGCTCAAGTTGTTTAAAGGAATTCGGACAAAGCTTGCAGGTCGAAGTGGACCAACGACGTTGACAAACGTgttataagagaaaaaaaactgcttTTCTATTTTCGACCTTATGCAAATGGTTGTTGAGTTACGAGTATTTTAACGAACAATATAGAGTGAGACGTCGAATCCACATTACCAAAGTTTTCACTCATGTTGTCATTCAATCAGCAATCTTTTGCCTGTTCAAGTGATGAATCTTTCCAAAAACTTGATATttcaaaactgaaaaaaaaaaaatgtaatttattCACAGTTCTTTCAATGACTGTAAAAGCATAAGGAGAGCTAAAGATGAATTCATctgaaaaatgtattgtgtCAAAAggataatttctatcgaaaaTGTTTATATTTTGTGCatcgttttataattttttcggaaaatgtgaaaatgaatttggatCGCAGGGTCTGATTTACCATTACCTCGGGAGTCAG
The window above is part of the Venturia canescens isolate UGA chromosome 5, ASM1945775v1, whole genome shotgun sequence genome. Proteins encoded here:
- the TMS1 gene encoding serine incorporator 1 isoform X1, coding for MGLACSTAQLACLCGSTACSFCCSQCPTCRNSTSARIMYALLLMLGTIAACITLAPSLQDTLKKVPFCTNSSNYVPSSFTIDCESAVGYLAVYRICFILSLFFFLMSAIMIRVNSSKDPRAPIQNGFWAIKFLLVIGGIIGAFFIPEGSFGPTWMYFGMIGGFCFIIIQLILIVDFAHSWAEAWVGNYEETESKGWYAALLSATFINYALSITGIVLLYMYFTLPHDCAVHKFFITFNMILCVIVSAVSIMPKVQEYQPRSGLLQSSVVTLYVMYLTWSGVSNSPDRECNPGLFDIIAGNDIKTQNGVAFDKESVIGLVIWFSCVLYSSLRTASKSNRITMTEKVLVQENGAVRNTGDTSLINNEDYVAVNGHNGDEESGGEAKVWDNEEDQVAYSWSFFHLMFALATLYVMMTLTNWYKPNSTLETLNSNAASMWVKIISSWMCLSLYIWSLVAPAVFTNRDFS
- the TMS1 gene encoding serine incorporator 1 isoform X3 yields the protein MGLACSTAQLACLCGSTACSFCCSQCPTCRNSTSARIMYALLLMLGTIAACITLAPSLQDTLKKVPFCTNSSNYVPSSFTIDCESAVGYLAVYRICFILSLFFFLMSAIMIRVNSSKDPRAPIQNGFWAIKFLLVIGGIIGAFFIPEGSFGPTWMYFGMIGGFCFIIIQLILIVDFAHSWAEAWVGNYEETESKGWYAALLSATFINYALSITGIVLLYMYFTLPHDCAVHKFFITFNMILCVIVSAVSIMPKVQEYQPRSGLLQSSVVTLYVMYLTWSGVSNSPDRECNPGLFDIIAGNDIKTQNGVAFDKESVIGLVIWFSCVLYSSLRTASKSNRITMTEKVLVQENGADYVAVNGHNGDEESGGEAKVWDNEEDQVAYSWSFFHLMFALATLYVMMTLTNWYKPNSTLETLNSNAASMWVKIISSWMCLSLYIWSLVAPAVFTNRDFS
- the TMS1 gene encoding serine incorporator 1 isoform X4, with product MGLACSTAQLACLCGSTACSFCCSQCPTCRNSTSARIMYALLLMLGTIAACITLAPSLQDTLKKVPFCTNSSNYVPSSFTIDCESAVGYLAVYRICFILSLFFFLMSAIMIRVNSSKDPRAPIQNGFWAIKFLLVIGGIIGAFFIPEGSFGPTWMYFGMIGGFCFIIIQLILIVDFAHSWAEAWVGNYEETESKGWYAALLSATFINYALSITGIVLLYMYFTLPHDCAVHKFFITFNMILCVIVSAVSIMPKVQEYQPRSGLLQSSVVTLYVMYLTWSGVSNSPDRECNPGLFDIIAGNDIKTQNGVAFDKESVIGLVIWFSCVLYSSLRTASKSNRITMTEKVLVQENGAVNGHNGDEESGGEAKVWDNEEDQVAYSWSFFHLMFALATLYVMMTLTNWYKPNSTLETLNSNAASMWVKIISSWMCLSLYIWSLVAPAVFTNRDFS
- the TMS1 gene encoding serine incorporator 1 isoform X2, giving the protein MGLACSTAQLACLCGSTACSFCCSQCPTCRNSTSARIMYALLLMLGTIAACITLAPSLQDTLKKVPFCTNSSNYVPSSFTIDCESAVGYLAVYRICFILSLFFFLMSAIMIRVNSSKDPRAPIQNGFWAIKFLLVIGGIIGAFFIPEGSFGPTWMYFGMIGGFCFIIIQLILIVDFAHSWAEAWVGNYEETESKGWYAALLSATFINYALSITGIVLLYMYFTLPHDCAVHKFFITFNMILCVIVSAVSIMPKVQEYQPRSGLLQSSVVTLYVMYLTWSGVSNSPDRECNPGLFDIIAGNDIKTQNGVAFDKESVIGLVIWFSCVLYSSLRTASKSNRITMTEKVLVQENGAVRNTGDTSLINNEVNGHNGDEESGGEAKVWDNEEDQVAYSWSFFHLMFALATLYVMMTLTNWYKPNSTLETLNSNAASMWVKIISSWMCLSLYIWSLVAPAVFTNRDFS
- the Ttc7 gene encoding tetratricopeptide repeat protein 7B isoform X1 → MTSKKGHTVRIETEIDKNRSEGNWKKVIELADHLKEIYPSNECLANFLNGEGRLESFLDQTPPVDANVIKAKSGLQETKRFLLLAANESDKQAIVVLDAHLLLGKLHYAMGMYEEALQHYQQAELQSLTEKQLPSRSLRIIAESFAIKGLCMEKQLPTLKSKYKVAEWHEQIIKCFEIAGDLTLVYLQEQDKIAMQSQNGTSIVNSSSIGSYSPQPSNNSTKHVGPILETALQRAPLLHIQSGNTQAAINRYRGILSAVESTATQSLRLTLTRQLAEVLLRGVSGSLYQAPEPPAVSLGTGTTNRRLNHYSSGTGVAESPWKPKKYVGPNLFVPRNENEEMILLLLISEAMAVRDAVLSQSPEFKEARLHAFENATAVYDLLTVVVVRWSQVELLFESFERAMKFSHQEVHVWTQYALCLINLARYTHAYAVLKVVARLSPSKVVPCLLAARLCYEHLNMIKEGVEWSQKALQRETSSPQGLQSRCHLYIGIGNSILSSNTILKQDKVHHTTTALDCFHKAQQCDPNDHLAEYYLAHEYAVNRQINDAMVHVKVALNLRAEHIPSLHLLALLLSAHKQYSDALHLINSVLEEYPDNLNFLYVKANLELHSLGGDEALFTIKRMLHLWRSLYEDQTNVDCNDQQSEKRSETRSVFQLYTSEMSDKDSSSLHAQSLAASRIEQALSEVASSLSSFTPKPGPQRAWHLQLQIWLLLAEVFLALDRPEGATLSLQEATNIFPMSHHIMYTRGLLHEYKLEYAEAKQCYQNAVSINPSHIKSLQHLGLIYHYLGSQRLAEKTLRDAAKIDPNSHQTWYNLGKVLESLGEMETANDCMATALEVETTNPILPIMSIPITFE
- the Ttc7 gene encoding tetratricopeptide repeat protein 7B isoform X2; this encodes MTSKKGHTVRIETEIDKNRSEGNWKKVIELADHLKEIYPSNECLANFLNGEGRLESFLDQTPPVDANVIKAKSGLQETKRFLLLAANESDKQAIVVLDAHLLLGKLHYAMGMYEEALQHYQQAELQSLTEKQLPSRSLRIIAESFAIKGLCMEKQLPTLKSKYKVAEWHEQIIKCFEIAGDLTLVYLQEQDKIAMQSQNGSYSPQPSNNSTKHVGPILETALQRAPLLHIQSGNTQAAINRYRGILSAVESTATQSLRLTLTRQLAEVLLRGVSGSLYQAPEPPAVSLGTGTTNRRLNHYSSGTGVAESPWKPKKYVGPNLFVPRNENEEMILLLLISEAMAVRDAVLSQSPEFKEARLHAFENATAVYDLLTVVVVRWSQVELLFESFERAMKFSHQEVHVWTQYALCLINLARYTHAYAVLKVVARLSPSKVVPCLLAARLCYEHLNMIKEGVEWSQKALQRETSSPQGLQSRCHLYIGIGNSILSSNTILKQDKVHHTTTALDCFHKAQQCDPNDHLAEYYLAHEYAVNRQINDAMVHVKVALNLRAEHIPSLHLLALLLSAHKQYSDALHLINSVLEEYPDNLNFLYVKANLELHSLGGDEALFTIKRMLHLWRSLYEDQTNVDCNDQQSEKRSETRSVFQLYTSEMSDKDSSSLHAQSLAASRIEQALSEVASSLSSFTPKPGPQRAWHLQLQIWLLLAEVFLALDRPEGATLSLQEATNIFPMSHHIMYTRGLLHEYKLEYAEAKQCYQNAVSINPSHIKSLQHLGLIYHYLGSQRLAEKTLRDAAKIDPNSHQTWYNLGKVLESLGEMETANDCMATALEVETTNPILPIMSIPITFE